From Candidatus Methylomirabilota bacterium:
GTCGAGAGCTCTCTGCATGTGGCCCCGCATCTCGTCGGTTCGGTAGAGCGCGGCCAGCATGGCCACGGTGATCAGGCTCCGGTCACGCTTGCTGAGGTCGGGGTGCTCCCATACGTCACCGAAGAGCACGTCGTCGCGAAGCTGTCCCAGCTTCGGAATGAACTCGTACACCGTCGGTTTCTTCTGAGCCATGTGTCGATCTCCTCGCGAATAGGATGACGGCCGCGCGCCAAACCGCCACAGCATGACACATCGCCACCTCCTCAGATCACCCGGCGCTCGCGGAGGCCGGCGATGGCCGCGGCGGCGTAGCCCAGCTCGCCCAGGATGGCGTCGGTGTGCTCGCCGAGCGTCGGCGCGCGCCGGCGGAATTGGCCGGGCGTCTCCGAGAGATCGACGGGGGTGGGCGCCAGCGGCGCCGGGCGCGGCAGGCCCGGATAGTCGGTGTCGGCGAGCAGGCCGGCGGCGCGGATGTGGGCGTCCTCCAGCGCCTGCTGCGGCGAGTACAGCGGCCCCGCCGGCACCTTGGCCTTCTCCAGCTCGGCCAGGGCCTCGGCGGTGGTGCGCACCGCGGTCCACTCCGCCATCCGCTTGGAGATGACCTCGCCGTTGTCGCCGCGCGCCAGATCGTCCGCGAAGCGGGGATCGGTGAGCCAGTGCTCCTCGCCCATGAGCCGGGCCCAGCGGGCGAACATCGGGCCCCCGATCGCGTAGGCGATGATCCACCCGTCGCGGGTGCGGAACAGGTCGGACGGCGCGGAGGTCTGGCCGCGATTGAGGGTCGCGACCCGGTTGGGCTGCGCGACCTGCTGCTCGACCAGCGTCGGGTTGTTGAAGGCCACCGCGGTGCGCAGCAAAGCCGCCTCGACCTTCTGGCCGCGCCCGGTCTTGTTCCGGGCCATCAGTGCCGCCAAGGTGCCGAACGCCGAGACGGAGGCGGTGCCGAAATCGACCCAGGCCACCGCCGCCCGCAGCGGCTGCTCGGGCGTGCCGGTCAGGTAGGCTCCGCCGGCCATCACCTGGCCGATGCCGTCGAAGCCGTGCTTGTGGCTCCATGGGCCGCCGGCGCCGAACGCGGTGACGGTGGTGAGGATGATGTCGGGCTTCACGCGACGCAGGCTCTCCAGGTCGAGCGCCAGCGAGCGCAGGACTTCGGGCGGCAGGTTGGCGACCACGACGTCGGCGGTGGCGACGAGCTTGCGGACGATCTCGCGGCCCTCGGGACACGCCGGGTCGAGCGTCATGGCGCGCTTGTTGCGGTTCATCGCGAGGTACATCGCGCCGACGCCGTCGTCGCCGACCGGCGCCACCCAGCGGTCCTCGCCACCGCCGATCCGCTCGATGCGGATGACGTCGGCGCCGAGATCGGCCAGCAGCGCGGCGCAGTACGGGCCGGCGATGTAGCGGCCGAAGTCGAGGACCCGCACGCCGGCGAGGACGCCGTCCAACTGTCCCTCATGCTCGCTCATGTCGGGAGACTGCCTTGCCCGTCGCCTGGCGTCAAGGGATCCGCGGCGGAGTCGGGCCCAGTGCTCCCGGTTGCACCGACGGCGTGGCGAGCCGATCCTAGCTACACCGAAGCGACCAACTGCCCGATCGGAGGCGATCCCATGGCGAGCACCCCATCCACCGGCCTTCAGCTTCGCTCGCTCGTGAAGAAGGAAGGCGTCCTGGAGCTGTCCCTCGTGACCGTCGACGTGCCCGAGCCCAAGCCGGAAGAGGTCATCGTCCGGGTCGACGCCTCCCCCATCAATCCCTCCGACCAGGGGCTGCTGTTCGGCAACGCCGACCTGAGCACGGCCAAGGTTTCCGGCACTGCGGCCAGTCCGGTCGTCACCGCGACGGTTCCCGCGGCGGCCTTCAAGATGCTGGCCGGGCGCGTCGACCAATCGATGCCGGTCGGCAACGAGGCGGCCGGCGTGGTCGTGCGGGCGGGGACGTCGCC
This genomic window contains:
- a CDS encoding carboxymuconolactone decarboxylase family protein, which encodes MAQKKPTVYEFIPKLGQLRDDVLFGDVWEHPDLSKRDRSLITVAMLAALYRTDEMRGHMQRALD
- a CDS encoding CoA transferase, with protein sequence MDGVLAGVRVLDFGRYIAGPYCAALLADLGADVIRIERIGGGEDRWVAPVGDDGVGAMYLAMNRNKRAMTLDPACPEGREIVRKLVATADVVVANLPPEVLRSLALDLESLRRVKPDIILTTVTAFGAGGPWSHKHGFDGIGQVMAGGAYLTGTPEQPLRAAVAWVDFGTASVSAFGTLAALMARNKTGRGQKVEAALLRTAVAFNNPTLVEQQVAQPNRVATLNRGQTSAPSDLFRTRDGWIIAYAIGGPMFARWARLMGEEHWLTDPRFADDLARGDNGEVISKRMAEWTAVRTTAEALAELEKAKVPAGPLYSPQQALEDAHIRAAGLLADTDYPGLPRPAPLAPTPVDLSETPGQFRRRAPTLGEHTDAILGELGYAAAAIAGLRERRVI